The sequence below is a genomic window from Bactrocera neohumeralis isolate Rockhampton chromosome 4, APGP_CSIRO_Bneo_wtdbg2-racon-allhic-juicebox.fasta_v2, whole genome shotgun sequence.
GTGCTTCACGttttataattcttaaaaattattgtttgttgtaattttgtgCAAAGAATTTGGAGGCGAGTGCTGGTTAAAACATTTTTCCTGTGTCTCGCCTCTTCTTCTCTCACTTTACTTCTATCTAATAaaagatttcaattttttcttgccCACCTCCAACGCGTTCCGACCTAACGGCGGTACGTTGTGTTACAGCCGGTAACGCATGCGTTCGATTTGGCATCTGTATGGGTCGCTTCTCGAGTAAATCGTTGCTACTGCCTCGACCACTactgccgccgccgccaccaccaaTGCCATTGCCCAGCTTGACGCCGCTACGAGCTATAAGCGGCTCATATTCGCGCCCATCATAATTTGCATCGAAGAACTTTTTAAACCattgtaaaaattcaaaattatcttGGAAACGACCTTTTATCAACTTATCGACTGGTATTatctacaaattattaaattattgacACAATTTAATTACTTGTTTAAGAATATTAGGCATAAAATTATCGTTCAAGAAATTTATCCAGCATTAAGCTGTTCCAGaataaataattgatatttAATGTGTCATTTCCCTCTAAattcaatcaatttatttttgccCACATATAACCTAAAGGATAGCCGCTATTTGCGAATAAATCAGTTGTCAAATTAACGatgacttttttaatttctatttataaaacagCTGATCTTATTTACATTTCACAAGATTATAAATGTGCGATGAAGGCCTATCGCATACCATATTTCATATGTGGAGTGTTTGATAATAAATgcagtttattttaattacaaaattaaaaacaaaatataacagGAAAAATgataacttcagctgcacccAAGGTATAATACCCTTAACAAGTTCAAgttttctttacaagaacttgatttcgatcggtcagtatgacagctacatacatatatacgtatgtatatgctgtagtggttcgatctgaacaatatgttcggataTTGAccgctttggacaataatccttgcaaaatttcgtgaagatattttgccaaatataaaagtacatacaaggacttgattatGATCGGACAATTTGTGTAACAGATGATCagtttcttgaaaagaaaaggacgtgtgtaaAATTCCAAATCCATAACGTAATCGatcacgtatatacagacggacagacaagcGGACGTCATTCGCACGTCGCTAaaacgactcagctcatcacgctgaccatttatataagtatacgtATATTTTTTAGGTTCTCTGACGTTTTCTTCTTTCAACGTATAATgaataaacataaaaaccaaatacaaCACATCGTGAATAAGggtaatatatattattttctcttatcaaattttcttattttaatatttttcacgtTTATTAACGTTTCTTCCACGCCAAAATGAAGTTCTGCAAAattgtgttttctttaaatatttttcattttttactgTATAATTAAAATCATTTCTTTAACATACTTTCTTTTCCAAATCTCATTCGCTTATCATATTCgcatgtaataaaataaaataaaaaagttttcaacacACTGCTACACTACTTTGTTAAACGCTCAAAGAATAAAATATctcataaacataaaaaaaaattataataagagattaaaatattaataataccaATAATATATTGAGAAacgaatataaataaatgccatATCAGTAAAATAACAATCGGAAGTATTATTACCTTATCAACTGCCATCTTTTTAAAAGATgcttgcaagattttaaaattctgaATATATTCGTGTTCCAAATTTGTACGGAACTTGACCCTTTTCATTGGCACCGAGCCGGGGAACAACATATCCATGAACTGGCAATAAGCAGCGCCTGAAttagaagaaaaacaaatagtTCGATTAATGATTtcatacaaaacaacaacaacaactaactcACCAGTGCAGAGCTCTTCAATTTTACCAAATTGCGCTTGCAGGCAATCATTTACCCAAGCGAGCATATCATGTCTGGATAAATTTTCAGTAGTCACATTTGTGGAGTACACGTTGACTGCCATTTTTGTATTGGTACAATTATTactttccttatttatttatttctgctttACTGCACACACAACAGCCGGCTGCAACTAATTGTCTTGTCCGCTTTTCTCTGTCCTTATGACTTGACTGATGTATAGACCAACTGGTTGATATGGTGTTCTTTCACTTAATCTACTTTCCGTTGACGTCTTGCTCTCACTCCCTACCAATCACTGCCTTAAAAcgtatgaaacaaaaataaaacataagcATTGTAAAAAGtatgattgtatgtatgtacatatgtatatattgtatgatatatatattgtggaatattgtaaaaaaaagaagCCAGGCCCAAAACCGCAACCGAAGGCAAGATTTTGGTTAAAGTTGCAGTTGACTTTTTTGGATGAAGCGAAGCAGAGCGAATAGTTGAACTAATTTATATTATCGCCATGTTAAAGATCTTCAACAGCGATATTTGTAAACGATTtgtaatttatatgattttatatttcattttacaatttgtttttgGATTATGAGTGGAGACGGTGATGGCGCCacgatataagtatgtatatatgtatttatgtaattatttttactaacgCCACTAATTGCTCCCACATTAAACTTAATTGTTAAGATAATAAGTGAAGCATAACTCGCGCGTGCGTATTATGAACTCATGTTATTTTGGCGCACAGTAGAAACAAGCAACAGATGTTCATCGAAACTGAAACTTAatgttaaaaaatcaatttaactaTATTTGGATGCAGGCTTGCACAAGATATATGTACccgcatattaaaattatatatatttatagtcatGAATACAAATCATAAGATTTATAACAAGCAAACACtgctgcttttaattatttattattatttatatttatgtcgACCCATGAAAAATCAATAGAAAAAATTCGACCCTATATTTGAGTGAAACAGTTACAAAATTGCTTTCCGACTCACAAACTTCtgttcttgaatgacaataaaatGATTGCTGCATTGACATGCTACGCGGACTTAGTTGCACCGGTCTATTTTAAACGCACCGAAGACGCAAAACAAAACTAGACAAatggtaaaatatttaattttaagatttagaAATGCAGAGGTTCATACAACTGCTGTACGTGTACGATTGGGCGAGCTGCTTAATGTTGCTTACAGCATACGTATCACAGCACAGCAACACATGTCGCATGCAAACTGAATTCTCCCAAAGTTCCCTACTACAGTCGAATGCAGCAGTGGCCAACGTTCGgcgttttttctaaaaacaaaaatctaacAAACATAAAtagatacaaaaacaaaatgagcACATCACCAACAGCCGAAGTATGCGTCAGCACTTTCACGAGCAATATCAAGCGAACAATGAACTTTACCGTCCGTCAGCCAACTCGAGGCTAGGCCGAGCCACCGGCAAAACCTACGCAAAACAAAGCGACTGCATGCTGACATTTTGGAATGAGGAAGAACCTGAATGGGCAAATAGGAAGTGCACGGTGGTAGGTATTTAAAgttaacaaattgaaaaaagcatataaaaaataaagcaattgcATTGCTTTGTGCCTAATTAATAGactgaaaataacaataaaaataactccgAGCTTGGCAAACATTGGTTAATAGAGAGACAATTGACATGAATTCAGAAGCTTGAAAAGTGCATTCttaaaaatgcgaaataatAGCTGGTAGCAGCTTAAAATTAGCAGGTACCTCTACCGTTAAAGTGTGGCGATTCAGCGTAAGTTCCTCGTAAATACAAAGGCCACAtctttttaatgaataaaattgttttgtgtttacttatgtatgtacatatattcatatttttgtgtTGCTACTATGTGTATAATGCTGAATGAAGAcaataaacatacaaatattcataaaatcaatagcatatttttgaaaacacaaCAAAGCGAAATAACTGCATGCTATTAAATGCCTTTgatgaatttaatataaaaacacgaaaaaaattttacttcggctgcaccaaaggAAAAATAGCCTTCTCGggtgcattttttaaaaaaggtgcataaaaaagttt
It includes:
- the LOC126754753 gene encoding microtubule-associated protein RP/EB family member 1 isoform X1; its protein translation is MAVNVYSTNVTTENLSRHDMLAWVNDCLQAQFGKIEELCTGAAYCQFMDMLFPGSVPMKRVKFRTNLEHEYIQNFKILQASFKKMAVDKIIPVDKLIKGRFQDNFEFLQWFKKFFDANYDGREYEPLIARSGVKLGNGIGGGGGGSSGRGSSNDLLEKRPIQMPNRTHALPAVTQRTAVRSERVGVSKVPPRAAAPVVTKSAAVNNTTGAVKKSGDSSNAVSNQQIEELSNQVMDMRLNLEGLEKERDFYFSKLRDIEILCQEAAEGDPHPLIQKILDIMYATEVKRNTSDGFAPPDEIPPEDEEY
- the LOC126754753 gene encoding microtubule-associated protein RP/EB family member 1 isoform X2, with amino-acid sequence MAVNVYSTNVTTENLSRHDMLAWVNDCLQAQFGKIEELCTGAAYCQFMDMLFPGSVPMKRVKFRTNLEHEYIQNFKILQASFKKMAVDKIIPVDKLIKGRFQDNFEFLQWFKKFFDANYDGREYEPLIARSGVKLGNGIGGGGGGSSGRGSSNDLLEKRPIQMPNRTHALPAVTQRTAVRSERVGVSKVPPRAAAPVVTKSAAVNNTTGAVKKSGDSSNAVSNQQIEELSNQVMDMRLNLEGLEKERDFYFSKLRDIEILCQEAAEGDPHPLIQKILDIMYATEDGFAPPDEIPPEDEEY
- the LOC126754753 gene encoding microtubule-associated protein RP/EB family member 1 isoform X5 is translated as MAVNVYSTNVTTENLSRHDMLAWVNDCLQAQFGKIEELCTGAAYCQFMDMLFPGSVPMKRVKFRTNLEHEYIQNFKILQASFKKMAVDKIIPVDKLIKGRFQDNFEFLQWFKKFFDANYDGREYEPLIARSGVKLGNGIGGGGGGSSGRGSSNDLLEKRPIQMPNRTHALPAVTQRTAVRSERVGVSKVPPRAAAPVVTKSAAVNNTTGAVKKSGDSSNAVSNQQIEELSNQVMDMRLNLEGLEKERDFYFSKLRDIEILCQEAAEGDPHPLIQKILDIMYATEV